One segment of Gordonia terrae DNA contains the following:
- a CDS encoding ABC transporter substrate-binding protein, giving the protein MSFTHRGTGSSRLGRSNGLRRSRFGAALGVIAAITLILAGCSVDNSGDDSKPTIRLAYQSFPSGDLIVKNNGWLEEALPDYNIKWTKFDSGADINTAFVAKEVDFAAIGSSPVARGLSAPLNIPYQVAFVLDVAGDNEALVARNGTGINTVADLKGKRVATAFASTAHYSLLAALDQAGVNPKDVDLIDLQPQASLAAWQRGDIDAVYTWLPTLDELRQDGKTLIASRQLATAGKPTLDLGVVSSDFAAANPDVVNTWRQVQARALTLIKDDPQAAADAIAAQLGTTPEDAANQLKQGTYLTVAELTSPTWLGTQGNPGNLSENLHSAAVFLAEQQQIPAAPPIETFRDAIYTEGLPGVLEQQ; this is encoded by the coding sequence ATGAGCTTCACACACAGGGGGACCGGCTCGAGCCGGCTCGGGCGATCGAACGGACTGCGCCGCTCGCGGTTCGGTGCGGCGCTCGGGGTGATCGCTGCGATCACACTGATACTCGCCGGGTGCTCGGTCGACAACTCCGGCGACGACAGCAAGCCGACGATCCGGCTCGCCTACCAGTCCTTCCCGAGCGGCGACCTCATCGTCAAGAACAACGGCTGGCTCGAAGAGGCCCTGCCGGACTACAACATCAAGTGGACCAAGTTCGACTCCGGTGCCGACATCAACACCGCGTTCGTCGCCAAAGAGGTCGACTTCGCCGCCATCGGCTCCAGTCCGGTGGCCCGCGGACTGTCCGCGCCCTTGAACATCCCGTACCAGGTGGCCTTCGTCCTCGATGTCGCGGGCGACAACGAGGCGCTCGTCGCGCGCAACGGAACCGGGATCAACACCGTCGCCGACCTCAAGGGCAAGCGGGTGGCCACGGCATTCGCCTCCACCGCCCACTACAGCCTGCTCGCCGCGCTCGACCAGGCCGGCGTGAACCCGAAAGACGTGGACCTGATCGACCTGCAACCGCAGGCCTCGCTGGCCGCCTGGCAACGCGGCGACATCGACGCGGTCTACACCTGGCTGCCCACCCTCGACGAATTGCGCCAGGACGGAAAGACTCTCATCGCCAGTCGACAGTTGGCCACCGCCGGCAAGCCCACGCTCGACCTCGGGGTGGTCTCCAGTGACTTCGCCGCGGCGAACCCCGACGTCGTGAACACCTGGCGTCAGGTCCAGGCCCGGGCGCTGACCCTCATCAAGGACGACCCGCAGGCCGCGGCCGACGCCATCGCCGCGCAGCTGGGTACGACCCCGGAGGATGCGGCCAACCAGCTGAAGCAGGGCACCTACCTCACCGTCGCGGAGCTCACGAGTCCGACGTGGCTGGGCACGCAGGGCAACCCGGGCAATCTGTCCGAGAATCTGCACAGCGCAGCGGTGTTCCTCGCCGAGCAGCAGCAGATCCCCGCGGCCCCGCCGATCGAGACCTTCCGAGATGCCATCTACACAGAGGGATTGCCGGGTGTCCTCGAGCAGCAGTAG